AGAAAACAAATCTTAACCAGCATGTGAAGGCAGTGCACCTTGAACAAAGGCCTTACGTGTGTGGATTTCCAGGTTGTGACATGAGATTCTCATACAAGCATGTGAGAGATAACCATGAAAAATCTGGTTTGCATGTCTATACTCCTGTAAGTTCTGTGCGCAGTTTTTAACACATTTCGTTCATCAATGTGGATTTAGAAAATGAATTGGCATTCTGAACTGGATTGCTTTTGGATCAGGGTGATTTTGTGGAGTCTGATCAGCAGTTCAGGTCAAGGCCAAGAGGTGGGAGGAAGAGGAAATTCCCCACCGTGGAAATGTTGATACGCAAGAGAGTAACTCCACCAACTGAGTTTGATGAGTGCCACACTTTGTTGCATGAAATGGCAGCTGAGGACCAGTAGCGAGCCATTCCCTACCTACCTAGATGCGCGTGCATTATCTCTTTATATGGAGGTTGTGGTGCCTTTGGCATACTCTGCTTTTATCATCTTTTGGAGAATGGACAACAATAGCATGTTAGCCATTCCAAATGGTAACATTGTATAGGTACATCATTGGTGAAATATATGTATGTTTAAATTCCATCTTTTTAGACCATGTTAGCCATTGGAGTCCGTAATAACCATGTGTAGAAAGCAAGAAGAGCCCTTCAACTAGAGTGAATCGTGAGTGACACGGGGCATCACTGACTCCTGGTCCTCTTGCCCGAGAGAGAAAACAGGCTTCTCACTGACTTATTGACTAGGGGCATCTCCAAACGTTAAATGGAGGAGGTTGCTCAGGATCTGGAAGGGTAGCAGTTTCATTAAGAGCACGGCTGTCATGGCAATTTTCTAAAACGCATCACGAGGCAGCTGTGTTGCAGGGAAATAAGTATAACATGTGAATTATTTGGAAGGGTCAACAAACTTATATGGCCTAGAAGGTGCAAAAATTGTTCAGGATGATAGCACCCTGTGTTTCCTTTTACACAAACAATCCTTACAACACGTAGCAGAACACATTCGACTCAAAAGATGAAGACCCTCTAATGCAAACTCACGAGCAATATTGCCACTTCATAGGAGGCGTTACAGAAATTTCAGTGCATATAGAAATTTGGTGTTTACACCCAGAGGTCTGATTGTGTTCACGACAGTTTTCATCAACTCTGAAAATACTTGCCAACCAAAGCCAGAAATTATGGATTCATATCCTTGTCTGACAGAAATCCCAATGGTGACATTAAAACATATCTATGTTTTCCAATTGACATAAGTTTTGAtcttgcaatgtttttttttaatttaattgaagaacATAACTTTAGTGATTAAATggtgatgttttaaaatttaatatgctcAAGAATGAGGTTTTTGGAATGTCCAGAATAGACAGTGattgaacatttatttaatattcattCTTTTGAGTTCATAAAGTTCAAAATTGAATATAGAAGATCCATcacttgaaaaacaatttattttggtaaaatttaGGGATCCTTCAATAATAAAGctagtgatttttttataagactCAAACTTTTAAAATCAGCTAAGTAAacctagctaaaaaaaaaactcgtatttgaaaaactattatcttattttaattatattagagATATCAAAGTGCGACGTAAGAACTAAGCtctttaattgtattaatttagCCTATCAAAAGTtcaattaaatttctaaaacttaattGTTTTACAAGTTTGTCCTAATCTTTAGTATCTTTATTCCTTTGATGCAAGCTTCTCATTGTGTGACTAAGTCCTCCTTTagcccacttttttttttttttttgggtggtgCCAACAATATTCAAAACTAGCTACCTATTTATCATTTTGAACTGTTGCAGCTTTTCTATTTATTATCCaaaaattttttgtattttaaatttctgatttttgttttcttgaattcttGAATATTCTTTTATAAAGGAAAATTTTAAGGAGCCAAAACAGTAAGAATCAACTAAAGCCTTACAGAAATTTGAGGTTTACTGTTAAGTGATTTCATTGCTGGAtgtgcattaattaattttctggaATTCTCTGAATTGCTTGGACATAGAGCTTTCCAGTCTGGTGTTTAGGTGAGCTTTAGAGAAACAACTAAACTCTTATATTTGATTCTCATATATACAGATTTCTTTCGTTGAAGCTTCCTGGACCAGAAGATCTCGAGGTGAGCTTGCAAAGAAACCTAACTAGAATCTTGAAAACGTAGGACGAACATGTTTTGACATAAAATGTTGATGCACAAGGTTGCCTCTTACTTTCAAAGTCTACTTGCCTGCCCTTGTAACTCTGTAAAAGGATATATATTTTCCCTCGTAAATGATGTTTCATCAGCTTTAGTGGAACCTGTGCATCTTTCCTTCAACACATTCCCTAGAATTTTCTCAACAAACCAATCAGAATTTCtaattatcaagattttatagtatacatttttcttttttacatgtcCTCTGAAGCAATTTTCATCTTGTCCTGATCCTactgtttcttctttttcaatccAAATGTTTCTCTCCTTTGAGATCCCAGCTTCCTTTTTAAAGCTTTCTGTTGATGGTTTTTTATTCGGTTTCCCATTTCATCCTGCGtgaatattattgatttttattagctTAATGGGTCACCCAGGACATGCTTTATACCTCTCAAGATAACATCGAGTGAACCAGACATGAACATTGAtcgaggagaagagaagaaaacagaccCTAAATCACAAGAAGAAACAGGCAACATATTCTATTGATTAACTCACCATTTAAAACTTCAGAAGAAGCTTGAAACAAACACTTGCATAAACATTATCATACTAACAGTGACACAAGATTTTGAGCTACTATCATAATTAAGAACACACACAGAGTCACAGACAGGCACCCAATTCTCACAGTGGCTGTATAATCTCACTCAACCAGAGATTTTAATAGCCTTGACATCAGGTTTCTTAACTTCCTCCTTCGGCACAGTCACTGTAAGCACCCCATTCTCCATAGAAGCCCTGACCTGATCCACCTTAGCATTCTCAGGCAGTCTGAACCTCCTCAAGAACTTGCCGCTGCTACGCTCGACACGATGCCAGGTGTCATTCTTGTCCTCCCTCTCCACGTTCCTCTCCCCGCTGATCTGAAGCACTCTGTCATCCTCAATCTCCACCTTCACCTCCTCCTTCTTAAGACCGGGAAGATCGGCCTTAAAGACATGGGCTTCTGGGGTCTCTTTCCAATCGATGCGCGTGTTGACAAAGGCTGAATTGTCATGAGAGACAAGTGAGGATGAAGGGAAAGGGAAGTCCTTGAAGGGATCCCAGGTGAATGGATCAAAGATGGTGCCTCGTCTGTTGTCGAAGAAGCTTGGGATCATTGCCATCTTTTACAGGGTTGTATACGAGAAGCTGCGTCGCTCGCTTAGTTTGATAGCTTATCAAGAAAATGCTTTGACTTGAACTTGCTTGTCGTTCTCTATGGAGAGTTGCGAGGGATAGGTTTGGTATTAATAGGAAGTGTAGGAGAAACCTGGTACTTTCGAGGATTATCTGGCGGCTACCCCTTGATCGACGAACTTTCTggtaaattcaagaaaacataTATATCTGGGCTTTCTAGAGGAGTCTGGAATTTGCGCTCAAATTGGGTTTGAAAAGGGCCGGGATAGCTTTCCTCAGGCCTTGACATTGTTTCTGTGTCTTctcttcttattttttccttctttcccaCCGAATTTTACGTGGCAGCAGCTTTACCTTACatctgttattttaaaaaaaaaaaatcctttgtagtaattgtaatttttgtatgCAGccgatataaatatttttttttaaacaagtttaagatttaattaaaactaatcaAACATCTTCGTATCATTAATATCCCAAAAGtactaatttgatattttttagtgcatgtactttttaaatataattcaacCCCACAACCAAGAGGCAGCGAGGTTGTCTTGCTGTTTACTTCCCTGattcttttctcatttgtttATGCCATGGCTCGGTGCAGGGATGCTATTTTGTAAagggttgagaaaaaaaaattgattaaattaaaaaaattaaattgtaaaaaaaatccgattaaaatttaaaaaaaaaaccaatcagtTAGTTTCgattttataaatctaaaaccaaaaaaccaaaccgaacctaaatcgaaaaaacatgaaaaaacgagtcaaaccggtttgaaccggtttttgttataaaaaaactgaatcgaAACTAGTTGGTTTAAACCGATTTtggttcaatttcattttttttttaaattcagtttggttattttattttaataaaaaccaaaccaaactgaaaataattattcctattattttaattagtagggttttttttttttttttaatgtgtgatAGTGTTTCGgtgtttaaattttatgtggGGTCCCTCTTTATACATTACATGGCCTAGAAGGTGCAAAAATTGTTCAGGATGAAAGCCCCTGTGTTTCCTTTTAGACAAACAATCCCAAGTACAACAACACGTAGCTGAACACATTCGACTCAAAAGATAAAGACCCCTCTAATGCAAACTCACGAGCAATATTGCCACTTCATAGGAGGCGTTACAGAAATTTCAGTGCATATAGAAATTTAGTTTTACACCCAGTCTGATTGTGTTCACGACAGTTTCATCAACTCTGAAAATACTTGCCC
This genomic stretch from Populus alba chromosome 19, ASM523922v2, whole genome shotgun sequence harbors:
- the LOC118056483 gene encoding 17.3 kDa class I heat shock protein, with the protein product MAMIPSFFDNRRGTIFDPFTWDPFKDFPFPSSSLVSHDNSAFVNTRIDWKETPEAHVFKADLPGLKKEEVKVEIEDDRVLQISGERNVEREDKNDTWHRVERSSGKFLRRFRLPENAKVDQVRASMENGVLTVTVPKEEVKKPDVKAIKISG